The Fervidibacillus albus genome contains a region encoding:
- the pnpS gene encoding two-component system histidine kinase PnpS: MKNFRFKLFFALITLIIIVFVGLGILLGQLFENYFVRTIQEHTTRETELIVNQLEKEGSLIPYDDESLQLVKETLNADVLILSKEGDLIFQSSEETFETMDERATAQILENAKSENSGLYEGTENDLFYSWQIIEFEDSPDRILIMERRIDELEAVTKQIWIVLSFSLGSAFFIILYIGSRITSIYIKPVESATKAAIELAKGNYQARTYEDYGEFNLLSSSINILARNLQRFKREQEMQTDRLMTIIEHMGSGLILIDDKGYIRLTNRTYNETFHGDGEQINGRTYNDIIEHGEIKKIIEEVFMTEQTIRKQVIIPIEIQLKHFEIYGAPIISYHNEWKGIVLVFHDITELKKLEQIRKDFVANVSHELKTPITSIKGFTETLLDGAKNDPQALDSFLSIIYKESERLQSLIHDLLELSKIEQEGFTLHIERIDLNEVVAETVRMLENRAEEKQIQLLFPTGDETFIEGDFSRIKQIFINLISNAITYTPKGGTVHIAIDETEDFVQIAVSDTGIGIDPEQIPRIFERFYRVDKARSRNSGGTGLGLAIVKHLVEAHYGEIKVESALGKGSTFLVIIPKRYRKENKKMK, translated from the coding sequence ATGAAGAATTTTCGATTCAAGTTATTTTTTGCCCTCATTACGTTAATAATTATTGTTTTCGTTGGCCTTGGTATTTTACTTGGTCAATTGTTTGAAAACTACTTCGTTCGCACGATTCAAGAACATACGACGCGGGAAACGGAGTTAATTGTGAATCAGTTGGAAAAAGAAGGAAGTTTGATTCCTTATGACGATGAATCGTTGCAACTCGTAAAAGAAACGTTAAATGCGGACGTTTTGATCCTTTCGAAGGAGGGGGATTTGATTTTCCAAAGTTCGGAGGAAACGTTTGAGACGATGGATGAACGAGCAACTGCACAAATTTTGGAAAATGCGAAATCCGAAAATTCCGGCTTATATGAAGGAACGGAAAACGATTTGTTTTATTCTTGGCAGATTATCGAATTTGAGGATTCTCCTGATCGCATTTTGATTATGGAACGAAGAATCGATGAACTGGAGGCGGTAACGAAACAAATTTGGATCGTACTTTCCTTCAGTTTAGGTTCGGCATTTTTCATTATTTTATATATCGGTTCCCGAATAACGTCCATCTATATTAAACCGGTGGAGTCAGCGACGAAAGCAGCAATCGAATTGGCTAAGGGGAACTATCAAGCGCGGACGTATGAAGATTACGGAGAATTTAATTTACTCAGTTCATCCATTAATATTTTGGCGAGGAATTTACAGCGGTTTAAAAGGGAACAGGAAATGCAGACGGATCGGTTAATGACAATCATCGAACATATGGGATCCGGTCTCATTTTAATAGACGATAAAGGATATATTCGACTAACGAACCGCACTTACAATGAAACGTTTCACGGCGACGGAGAACAAATAAACGGTCGGACGTACAATGATATTATCGAACATGGAGAGATTAAAAAAATCATCGAAGAAGTATTTATGACCGAACAAACGATTCGGAAACAAGTGATCATTCCGATTGAAATACAGTTGAAACATTTTGAAATATACGGCGCTCCGATCATTAGTTATCATAATGAATGGAAAGGAATCGTTTTAGTATTCCACGACATAACGGAGCTCAAAAAACTCGAACAGATTAGGAAAGATTTCGTGGCTAATGTTTCCCATGAATTAAAAACGCCAATTACTTCGATTAAAGGGTTTACAGAAACGTTGTTAGACGGTGCGAAAAACGATCCCCAAGCCCTCGATTCCTTTTTATCAATTATTTATAAAGAAAGCGAACGGTTACAATCACTCATTCACGATTTACTCGAATTATCGAAAATTGAACAGGAAGGATTCACTTTACATATTGAACGAATCGATTTGAACGAAGTGGTTGCGGAAACGGTACGCATGCTTGAAAATCGAGCGGAGGAAAAACAAATTCAACTTCTTTTTCCAACTGGTGATGAAACGTTCATAGAAGGGGATTTTTCACGAATTAAACAAATTTTCATCAACTTGATTTCCAATGCGATTACGTACACGCCGAAGGGTGGAACGGTCCATATTGCCATTGATGAAACGGAGGACTTTGTTCAAATAGCCGTAAGCGATACGGGAATCGGTATCGATCCGGAACAAATACCAAGAATTTTCGAACGATTTTATCGGGTAGACAAGGCGAGAAGTCGAAATTCAGGGGGCACCGGTCTCGGATTAGCTATCGTCAAACATTTGGTTGAGGCCCATTATGGAGAAATTAAAGTGGAAAGTGCCCTTGGAAAAGGATCCACCTTTCTCGTTATAATACCGAAACGATATCGGAAAGAGAATAAAAAAATGAAATAG
- the hflK gene encoding FtsH protease activity modulator HflK, with the protein MVSLKQIYTVTGLVIGIFILGLVGFTSWYTVDESEQAVILTFGKAETTVTEPGLKFKMPWPIQSVEKLSKETFSLQFGYEEVDGEIVSENIEDTKMITGDENIVIADMVVQWKIVDPIKFLFYSDKPEDILYDATSASLRSIIGSSKIDEALTDGRAEIEANVRELLTNLIDRYDIGISILAVKLQDVELPNEEVRAAFTNVTDARETMNTKINEANKYHNQKIREAEGQKDAIISRAEGEKAARIEEARGGVAVFNKLYEEYEKNPEITRERLIIETLEQVLPNAEIYIMNDDGDTLKYFPIRSLENTVTNVEQSTTEGSDENE; encoded by the coding sequence ATGGTTAGTTTGAAACAAATATATACCGTCACGGGTCTTGTGATTGGCATTTTCATCCTAGGCCTTGTTGGATTTACGTCTTGGTATACCGTCGATGAATCAGAACAAGCTGTCATTTTAACCTTTGGAAAGGCGGAAACGACGGTAACAGAACCGGGGCTGAAATTTAAAATGCCTTGGCCGATTCAGTCCGTCGAAAAATTATCAAAGGAAACGTTTAGTCTCCAATTCGGTTATGAGGAAGTCGATGGAGAAATTGTGTCCGAAAATATTGAAGATACAAAAATGATTACCGGCGATGAAAATATCGTCATCGCAGATATGGTCGTTCAATGGAAAATTGTCGACCCGATTAAATTTTTGTTTTATTCTGATAAACCGGAAGATATCCTTTACGATGCGACGAGTGCCTCTTTACGGAGTATTATCGGTAGCTCAAAAATCGATGAGGCATTGACAGACGGACGGGCTGAAATCGAAGCGAACGTTCGAGAATTATTGACAAATCTCATCGATCGATACGATATCGGGATTTCGATTTTAGCAGTAAAATTACAAGATGTAGAATTGCCAAATGAAGAAGTTCGCGCGGCTTTCACGAATGTTACGGATGCCCGGGAAACGATGAATACGAAAATTAATGAGGCGAATAAATATCACAATCAAAAGATCCGGGAAGCGGAAGGACAAAAGGATGCGATCATTAGTCGGGCTGAAGGGGAAAAGGCGGCCCGTATTGAGGAAGCACGCGGGGGTGTAGCCGTTTTTAACAAACTATACGAAGAGTATGAAAAAAATCCGGAAATTACGCGGGAACGGTTAATAATTGAGACGTTGGAACAGGTGCTGCCGAATGCGGAAATTTACATTATGAATGACGATGGAGATACATTGAAATATTTCCCGATTCGCTCCTTGGAAAATACGGTTACAAATGTTGAACAATCGACGACGGAAGGAAGTGACGAGAATGAGTAA
- the hflC gene encoding protease modulator HflC — MSKVIDMEEKRNDFPVKYWVKFGLFLIILILLLVIVLTNVFIVKEGEYKVVRQFGEVKRVIDEPGLKMKVPFIQTVTTLPKYQMALDVQEAEINTKDKKRMLIDNYAVWKITDPIALIQNARTMESAEARMEEFIYSVVRTELGRLNYEEIIDDEKSSRGSLNDRVTEQVNELLENDNYGIEVVDVRIKRTDLPNENEQSVFTRMISERESTAQDYLSKGEAEKQRIIAETDREVTEMISKAEADAEIIRAEGEGEAAKIYNEAFAKDPEFYQLFRTLESYKKTINDKTVIILPSDSPYARLLLGYLE; from the coding sequence ATGAGTAAAGTGATCGACATGGAAGAGAAACGGAATGACTTCCCTGTAAAATATTGGGTAAAATTTGGCCTTTTCTTGATTATTCTCATCCTCCTTCTTGTCATCGTCTTGACGAATGTGTTCATCGTCAAGGAAGGTGAATACAAAGTCGTTCGCCAATTTGGGGAAGTCAAACGGGTCATTGATGAACCGGGATTAAAAATGAAAGTGCCCTTTATCCAAACGGTGACCACCTTACCGAAATATCAAATGGCGTTAGATGTACAAGAAGCGGAAATTAATACGAAGGATAAAAAACGGATGTTGATTGACAATTATGCCGTTTGGAAAATCACGGATCCAATCGCCTTAATTCAAAACGCACGGACGATGGAAAGTGCTGAAGCAAGGATGGAAGAATTCATTTATTCGGTCGTTCGTACGGAACTCGGTCGATTAAATTATGAAGAAATTATCGATGACGAAAAATCTTCCCGCGGTAGCTTAAATGATCGGGTGACAGAACAGGTCAATGAATTGTTAGAAAACGATAATTACGGCATTGAAGTCGTCGATGTGCGGATTAAACGGACGGATTTGCCAAATGAAAATGAACAGTCCGTTTTTACTCGGATGATTTCTGAACGGGAATCGACGGCGCAAGACTACTTATCGAAAGGGGAAGCGGAAAAGCAACGGATTATTGCAGAAACGGACCGAGAAGTTACGGAGATGATTTCGAAGGCGGAAGCGGATGCAGAAATCATTCGAGCTGAAGGGGAAGGAGAGGCGGCAAAAATTTATAACGAAGCCTTTGCCAAGGATCCGGAATTTTATCAGTTATTTAGAACGTTGGAGTCGTATAAGAAAACGATTAATGACAAAACGGTCATTATTTTACCTTCCGATTCACCGTATGCCCGCCTGCTACTCGGGTATTTAGAATAA
- the polA gene encoding DNA polymerase I has protein sequence MSKTVILIDGNSIAYRAFYALPLLNNEKGIHTNAVYGFTMMLSKLIEEEKPAYMLVAFDAGKTTFRHATYEAYKGGRQKTPPELSEQFPYIRKLVQAFGIAQYEKENYEADDIIGTLSKQAEQNGLNVRIVSGDKDLTQLASEKTTVYVTKKGVTEMDVYTPDTIFEKYGIRAEQIIDMKGLMGDASDNIPGVPGVGEKTAIKLIKQFQTVEQLLESIEDVSGKKLKENLTTYKDQALMSKQLATIVTEAPIDISLKDITYKGVDEQQLVPLYKDLGFESFLDKMAPIEKEKQTLKDLSFTFVKEISDDILTGDSSFYMEMIEDNYHQAPILGFGIKNENGRFYIPEKTALESKKFIEWLENERMTKYVYDAKRSIVALRKRGIDVKGIAFDLLIASYLLNPSEQIHDVSDAAKSHGYEDIFSDEQVYGKGAKRNRLTDEGRAEHVVRKADAIFELKDQLIHDLKENDQYDLFLHLELPLSEILADMESTGVKVDEQRLVQMGDEITDRLKKIEQKIHSLAGEAFNINSPKQLAVILFEKLGLPPLKKTKTGYSTSADVLEKLQDHHPIVEEILHYRQLAKLQTTYIDGLLKVIHQPTGKVYTRFNQALTQTGRLSSTEPNLQNIPIRLEEGRKIRQAFIPSEQDWVIFSADYSQIELRVLAHISGDEQLIEAFNHGMDIHTKTAMDVFHVDKEQVTSQMRRQAKAVNFGIVYGISDYGLSQNLRISRKEAGDFIQRYFESYPKVKEYMETIVQEAKQTGYVTTLLNRRRYIPEITSRNFNVRSFAERTAMNTPIQGSAADIIKKAMIDMAFRLKKEKMKTRLLLQVHDELIFEAPKEEIERLKVIVPECMEHAIELQVPLKVDYAYGPTWFDAK, from the coding sequence TTGAGCAAAACGGTTATTTTGATTGATGGCAATAGTATCGCTTACCGGGCGTTTTACGCTTTGCCCCTTTTAAACAATGAAAAAGGGATACATACGAATGCAGTCTACGGATTTACGATGATGTTATCGAAATTGATTGAAGAAGAAAAGCCAGCGTATATGCTAGTCGCTTTCGATGCAGGAAAAACGACGTTTCGGCATGCTACGTACGAAGCATATAAAGGGGGGAGACAAAAAACTCCCCCGGAACTATCTGAACAATTTCCGTACATTCGAAAATTGGTTCAAGCCTTTGGGATCGCCCAATACGAAAAGGAAAATTATGAAGCGGACGATATTATTGGTACGTTATCGAAACAGGCGGAACAAAACGGTCTAAACGTTCGAATCGTCTCTGGCGATAAGGATTTGACCCAACTCGCATCCGAAAAAACGACCGTATATGTGACGAAAAAGGGCGTAACGGAGATGGATGTGTATACGCCGGATACGATTTTTGAAAAATACGGCATCCGTGCAGAACAAATTATCGATATGAAAGGATTAATGGGGGATGCGAGCGATAATATTCCTGGCGTACCCGGAGTCGGTGAAAAAACGGCGATTAAGTTAATCAAGCAGTTTCAAACGGTGGAACAACTACTCGAATCGATTGAGGACGTAAGTGGAAAGAAGTTGAAAGAAAATTTAACTACGTATAAAGATCAAGCGTTAATGAGTAAACAATTGGCTACGATCGTTACGGAGGCACCGATTGACATATCGTTAAAGGATATCACCTATAAAGGAGTCGATGAACAACAATTAGTTCCTTTATACAAAGATTTAGGCTTTGAATCCTTTTTAGACAAAATGGCGCCCATTGAAAAGGAAAAGCAAACGTTAAAGGACCTTTCCTTTACTTTTGTTAAAGAAATATCCGATGACATCCTAACCGGAGACAGCTCTTTCTATATGGAAATGATTGAAGATAATTACCATCAAGCACCGATTTTAGGATTCGGGATAAAAAATGAAAATGGGAGATTTTATATTCCGGAAAAAACAGCCCTCGAATCGAAAAAATTTATCGAATGGCTGGAAAACGAACGGATGACAAAATATGTCTACGATGCCAAACGTTCAATCGTCGCCCTTCGAAAAAGGGGAATTGATGTGAAAGGCATTGCTTTCGATTTACTGATTGCTTCGTATTTATTGAATCCATCGGAACAAATCCATGACGTAAGCGATGCAGCGAAAAGCCATGGGTATGAAGATATTTTCTCCGATGAACAAGTATATGGAAAGGGTGCAAAGCGCAACAGACTAACGGATGAAGGGCGTGCGGAACATGTCGTAAGGAAGGCGGATGCCATCTTTGAATTAAAGGATCAGCTCATTCATGATTTAAAAGAAAATGACCAATACGATTTATTCCTCCATTTAGAACTCCCACTATCTGAAATTTTAGCAGATATGGAAAGTACAGGCGTGAAAGTCGATGAACAACGTCTCGTTCAAATGGGGGATGAAATTACCGATCGGCTGAAAAAAATCGAACAGAAGATTCACTCGTTAGCGGGTGAAGCCTTTAATATTAATTCACCGAAACAACTCGCTGTCATCTTGTTTGAAAAACTCGGTTTACCCCCGTTGAAAAAAACGAAAACCGGTTATTCCACGTCAGCGGATGTGTTGGAAAAACTTCAAGATCATCACCCGATCGTCGAAGAGATTTTACATTATCGTCAATTGGCAAAATTGCAAACGACGTATATCGACGGATTATTGAAGGTGATCCATCAGCCGACGGGGAAAGTGTATACCCGATTCAATCAAGCGTTAACGCAAACCGGACGTTTAAGTTCTACAGAGCCGAATTTGCAAAATATTCCCATTCGCTTAGAGGAAGGTCGGAAAATTCGTCAAGCGTTCATTCCATCCGAACAAGATTGGGTCATTTTTTCCGCCGATTATTCGCAAATTGAACTACGGGTACTCGCCCATATTTCAGGGGATGAACAACTAATTGAGGCGTTCAACCACGGAATGGATATCCATACGAAAACGGCGATGGATGTATTTCACGTCGACAAAGAACAAGTGACAAGCCAAATGCGCAGACAAGCAAAAGCTGTCAACTTTGGAATCGTATACGGTATAAGCGACTACGGACTTTCCCAAAATTTACGTATTTCGAGAAAAGAAGCGGGGGATTTCATTCAACGGTATTTTGAAAGTTATCCGAAAGTAAAGGAATACATGGAGACGATCGTACAGGAAGCGAAGCAAACCGGTTATGTGACGACATTGTTAAATCGCCGTCGATATATTCCGGAAATTACGAGCCGCAATTTCAATGTTCGGAGCTTTGCTGAAAGAACGGCCATGAATACGCCCATTCAAGGAAGTGCCGCCGATATTATAAAAAAAGCGATGATCGATATGGCGTTTCGTTTGAAAAAGGAGAAAATGAAAACCCGTCTCCTCCTTCAAGTGCACGATGAATTGATTTTTGAAGCACCGAAGGAAGAAATTGAAAGGCTGAAGGTCATTGTTCCCGAATGTATGGAACATGCCATCGAATTGCAAGTGCCCTTGAAGGTCGATTACGCCTACGGTCCGACGTGGTTCGATGCGAAATGA
- the mutM gene encoding DNA-formamidopyrimidine glycosylase: MPELPEVETIRRTLQTVVIGKTIDQVHVFWPNIIKEPADSEEFSLMLKGQTCRNVLRKGKFLIFHFDDLALVSHLRMEGKYILFPKDEPMDSHTHVVFRFTDDTELHYRDVRKFGTMHIFPIGTEFDHLPLSKLGPEVFDPEFSNGYFSSVLKKTTRKIKPVLLDQTIVSGLGNIYVDEALFRASIHPERFAHSLTKLESNRLRKEMIRLLQEAVEKGGSTIRTYINSQGKIGTFQFELQVYGKEKTPCIRCGTEIQKTKVGGRGTHYCPTCQKLPD, from the coding sequence ATGCCTGAATTACCGGAAGTAGAAACGATTCGACGTACATTGCAAACCGTTGTGATCGGAAAAACGATTGATCAAGTTCACGTTTTTTGGCCAAATATTATTAAAGAACCGGCGGACTCGGAGGAATTTTCTTTAATGTTAAAGGGACAGACGTGTCGAAACGTATTACGGAAGGGAAAATTTCTCATCTTTCATTTCGATGATCTAGCCCTCGTATCCCATTTGCGAATGGAAGGAAAATATATTTTGTTTCCGAAAGATGAACCGATGGATTCACACACTCACGTCGTCTTTCGCTTCACCGATGATACCGAACTGCATTATCGCGATGTCCGAAAGTTCGGTACGATGCACATCTTTCCGATCGGAACGGAATTTGATCATCTCCCCCTTTCGAAACTCGGTCCCGAAGTGTTCGATCCCGAATTTTCGAATGGTTATTTTTCATCGGTTTTAAAGAAAACAACGCGAAAGATTAAACCTGTCTTGCTCGATCAAACAATCGTTAGTGGATTAGGAAATATTTATGTGGATGAGGCGTTATTTCGTGCGAGTATCCACCCGGAACGATTCGCCCATTCGTTAACGAAACTTGAGTCCAATCGGTTGAGGAAGGAAATGATTCGGTTGTTACAAGAAGCGGTGGAAAAAGGGGGAAGTACGATTCGCACGTATATCAATTCCCAAGGAAAGATCGGTACGTTCCAATTTGAATTGCAAGTTTATGGAAAAGAAAAAACACCGTGCATTCGTTGTGGAACAGAAATACAAAAAACGAAAGTCGGTGGTCGTGGAACCCATTATTGTCCGACTTGTCAAAAACTGCCGGACTAG
- the coaE gene encoding dephospho-CoA kinase (Dephospho-CoA kinase (CoaE) performs the final step in coenzyme A biosynthesis.), whose amino-acid sequence MTIVIGITGSIATGKSTVSKMLIDKGFTVIDADHLARVVVEPGEEAYERIIERFGNEILLSDGQIDRKKLGAIVFHDEEKRKILNVIVHPAVRQRMNEQKEAAIRRGEKVVFLDIPLLYESQLAQTVDKVIVVYADYETQLRRLIKRNQLREEEAKARIQSQMSIEHKKKMADAVIDNRFTVEETEKQLVELLQKWGISI is encoded by the coding sequence GTGACGATCGTTATCGGAATTACAGGAAGCATTGCAACGGGGAAAAGTACGGTCTCTAAAATGTTAATTGATAAAGGATTTACGGTTATCGATGCGGATCACTTAGCTAGGGTCGTCGTGGAACCAGGGGAGGAAGCATACGAACGAATTATCGAACGTTTCGGTAATGAGATTCTATTATCCGACGGCCAAATCGATCGAAAAAAATTAGGAGCGATTGTTTTTCACGATGAGGAGAAACGAAAAATATTAAATGTAATCGTCCATCCCGCCGTAAGACAAAGAATGAACGAGCAAAAGGAGGCGGCGATACGAAGGGGCGAGAAGGTTGTTTTTTTAGATATCCCCCTCCTATACGAAAGTCAGTTAGCGCAAACGGTCGATAAAGTGATCGTCGTCTATGCGGATTACGAAACTCAGCTTCGACGATTGATAAAACGAAATCAATTGCGGGAAGAAGAGGCAAAGGCACGGATTCAGTCGCAAATGTCCATTGAACATAAGAAAAAAATGGCAGATGCTGTCATCGATAATCGGTTTACCGTTGAAGAAACGGAAAAACAATTAGTGGAATTACTACAAAAATGGGGTATTTCCATTTAA
- a CDS encoding glyceraldehyde-3-phosphate dehydrogenase yields MNKRIAINGFGRIGRMVFRRAMLEKDINIVAVNASYPAETLAHLIKYDTVHGTFPGKVEVKEEEIIVEGKKVVLLKERNPEKLPWKQLGIDFVVEATGKFNAREKANLHLKAGAKKVILTAPGKNEDVTVVIGVNEHDLDVEQHHIISNASCTTNCLAPVLKVLDEDFGIENGLMTTVHAYTNDQKNIDNPHKDLRRARACAQSIIPTTTGAAKAIGKVLPNLQGKLHGMALRVPVPNVSLVDLVVDLKKDVTVDQVNEAFMEAGNGRLNNILSITFEPLVSVDFNTNPHSAIIDGLSTMVLEGKKVKVLAWYDNEWGYSCRVVDLLKYVSNEMNKQVEMAAM; encoded by the coding sequence ATGAATAAAAGGATTGCGATTAATGGATTTGGGAGAATTGGTCGGATGGTTTTTCGAAGGGCGATGTTGGAAAAGGATATAAACATCGTTGCCGTCAATGCAAGCTATCCTGCTGAAACCCTCGCCCATTTAATAAAATATGATACGGTGCACGGAACATTTCCCGGGAAAGTGGAAGTGAAGGAAGAAGAAATAATTGTTGAAGGGAAAAAGGTCGTGTTATTAAAGGAGCGGAATCCGGAAAAATTACCTTGGAAACAACTCGGGATTGATTTCGTTGTTGAGGCGACAGGGAAATTCAATGCTCGGGAAAAAGCAAATCTCCATTTGAAAGCCGGAGCAAAAAAGGTTATTTTAACGGCTCCTGGAAAGAACGAAGATGTAACCGTCGTAATCGGTGTCAATGAACATGATTTGGACGTGGAACAGCATCACATCATATCCAATGCATCGTGCACGACGAATTGTTTAGCGCCCGTTCTGAAAGTGCTCGATGAAGATTTCGGCATCGAAAACGGATTGATGACGACGGTTCACGCATATACGAACGATCAAAAAAATATCGATAATCCGCATAAAGATTTACGAAGGGCTCGCGCTTGTGCCCAATCGATTATCCCGACGACGACCGGAGCTGCGAAGGCGATTGGAAAAGTGTTGCCGAACCTTCAAGGGAAATTGCACGGCATGGCACTGCGCGTCCCCGTTCCGAACGTATCCCTCGTTGACTTAGTCGTTGATTTAAAAAAGGATGTGACCGTAGATCAAGTCAATGAAGCGTTTATGGAGGCGGGGAACGGACGTTTAAACAATATATTATCTATTACATTTGAACCGCTTGTTTCCGTCGATTTCAATACGAATCCCCACTCGGCAATCATCGACGGGTTATCGACGATGGTTTTGGAAGGGAAAAAAGTGAAAGTGCTCGCTTGGTACGATAATGAATGGGGATACTCCTGCCGCGTCGTCGATCTATTAAAATATGTATCGAATGAAATGAATAAGCAAGTGGAAATGGCTGCGATGTAA
- the speD gene encoding adenosylmethionine decarboxylase produces the protein MDTLGRHVISELWGCEFHKLNDVNSIEKIFVDAALKAGAEIREVAFHQFAPQGVSGVVIISESHLTIHTFPEHGYASIDVYTCGDLDPNIAADYIAEKLEAKSRETLELPRGTGQVQVHKGKVPISW, from the coding sequence ATGGACACGTTAGGAAGACATGTCATTTCCGAACTTTGGGGCTGTGAGTTTCATAAGCTCAATGATGTCAACAGTATTGAAAAAATTTTTGTGGATGCAGCATTAAAAGCCGGAGCGGAGATTAGAGAAGTCGCTTTCCATCAATTTGCACCTCAAGGGGTAAGCGGCGTCGTCATTATTTCCGAATCCCATTTAACGATTCATACGTTTCCAGAACACGGATACGCGAGCATTGATGTGTATACATGTGGAGACTTGGATCCGAATATAGCAGCTGACTACATTGCGGAAAAATTGGAAGCGAAATCAAGGGAAACGTTAGAGTTGCCAAGGGGTACCGGGCAAGTTCAAGTTCATAAAGGAAAAGTGCCTATTTCATGGTGA
- a CDS encoding cytosolic protein: MAKRKSIFQRWQKECETGDEHFDSNLKSHYYKTSFDKVYQTVVEMFEKNPNITITSEQKERGEIAAQLHKNPKAFIVATVIQVRPFEISVDFMISSENFAPLGLYPKLKNVVISFYQHLDQQLPFSGKKN, from the coding sequence ATGGCAAAAAGGAAATCGATTTTTCAACGGTGGCAAAAGGAATGTGAAACGGGTGATGAACATTTCGATTCGAATTTAAAAAGTCATTATTATAAAACATCCTTTGACAAAGTGTATCAAACGGTTGTAGAAATGTTTGAAAAAAATCCGAATATTACTATTACTTCGGAGCAGAAGGAACGGGGGGAAATCGCCGCCCAACTTCATAAAAATCCGAAAGCGTTTATCGTCGCTACCGTCATTCAAGTGAGACCGTTTGAAATCTCGGTTGATTTTATGATTTCTTCGGAAAACTTTGCACCACTTGGATTGTATCCGAAATTGAAAAACGTCGTCATATCTTTTTACCAACATTTAGATCAACAACTGCCTTTTTCAGGGAAGAAAAATTAG
- the nrdR gene encoding transcriptional regulator NrdR: protein MKCPSCHFNNTRVIDSRPVDDARSIRRRRECEKCGYRFTTFERVEEIPLIVIKKEGTREEFSREKILRGLIKACEKRPVSLEQLEEVTMEIERELRNIGISEIKSATIGEMVMDKLANIDEVAYVRFASVYRQFKDINVFIDELKELLKKEEEHK, encoded by the coding sequence GTGAAGTGTCCATCTTGTCATTTTAATAATACCCGTGTCATTGATTCGAGACCGGTTGACGATGCCCGATCGATTCGAAGACGTCGTGAATGTGAAAAATGTGGTTATCGGTTCACTACCTTTGAGAGGGTCGAAGAAATACCGCTGATCGTTATTAAAAAAGAAGGAACGAGGGAAGAATTTAGTAGGGAAAAAATTTTGCGGGGATTAATTAAAGCGTGTGAAAAAAGACCCGTATCCCTCGAGCAATTGGAAGAAGTAACGATGGAAATCGAGCGGGAATTACGAAACATCGGCATCTCCGAAATCAAAAGCGCAACCATTGGAGAAATGGTCATGGACAAATTGGCGAATATCGATGAAGTTGCATACGTCCGTTTTGCTTCTGTTTATCGTCAATTTAAAGATATTAATGTATTTATCGATGAATTAAAGGAACTTTTAAAAAAAGAAGAAGAACATAAATGA